GAACAGGATTCTGCCGCCACGCTCGATCTCTGATTCGAGACGTTTCCTCTCAAAGCCATCACCATAGATATTGATGATGAATATTTCTTCAGCAAACATTGTCTTTTTTCCGCACCACATACTCTTTTTTGCCCTCAGGTTTTTTATCGGCTGAATCATTGGAAAATAAAGACTATTATCTGCAAATTGGTATGCTGGTATCTCTGAATTTTTCCCAAAACACCTTCGGTCGTTTTGGGAAACCGGATATGTTAATATGTGAAGGATGAGGACAGCCCCTGGCCATTATTCCGGTTTTACTTTGCTGGAACTGATCATTGTTCTGGCATTGATCATCATCCTCAGTGTCGCTGTCGTACCTTACGTGGCAAGCATGATTACAGACCAGCGCGAAATAAATACCAGGTTCACCGAAAAAACTATTGCTGAGGCAATCTCTGCTTATTATAAAATTTCTTATGATACAAGTCTGAAACCATTGAAGCCATTGGAGCAGACTATTGACCCGATTCAGTATCTGGTTGCGCAC
This genomic interval from Candidatus Wallbacteria bacterium contains the following:
- a CDS encoding prepilin-type N-terminal cleavage/methylation domain-containing protein, producing MRTAPGHYSGFTLLELIIVLALIIILSVAVVPYVASMITDQREINTRFTEKTIAEAISAYYKISYDTSLKPLKPLEQTIDPIQYLVAHNFLNFIPKDSCDRDFRVEINTTKAGSRSGVNGETAVDVYIGEYYLTIRSGGPD